A single window of Candidatus Binatia bacterium DNA harbors:
- a CDS encoding adenylate/guanylate cyclase domain-containing protein — protein sequence MKLLQTFIRGRGADNLSERVREAIARTEDANEMLLGWVQLSVVTLLGGLYLASPKGFEASDISFEPVPWVLAGYAPLVIGRLLLARRRRLGPAILAASVVTDIAVLFLLIWSFHIQYCQPPAFYLKAPTFVYVFLFIALRSLRYDFRYLLLAGATAILGWTVLVAYAIWPGHAEITRSFVDYMMGYRVLLGAELDKAVSIAMVTGVLAIGTVRSRRLLAEAASEGQARRELTRFFSPDVASRIVTSAEAIRPGQGELREATVLMIDLRGFTRLASMLPADRVIELLGEFQRRMVAVLFAHGGSVDKFLGDGILAHFGAATESTTHAADALRAVDDIIVAAGEWSRAAAQAGTAGLGIGAACASGELVFGAVGDCDRLEYTVIGNPVNLAAKLEKHTKAEGVRALASASTWESALAAGYSPPATRRKLAHREVAGAAEPVDLVVLAELEIPDESVAAA from the coding sequence GTGAAGCTGCTACAGACGTTTATCCGCGGCCGGGGCGCCGACAACCTTTCCGAACGAGTGCGCGAGGCGATCGCGCGTACCGAAGACGCCAACGAAATGCTGCTCGGGTGGGTGCAACTCTCCGTCGTCACGCTGCTCGGAGGGCTGTACCTGGCATCGCCGAAAGGGTTCGAGGCCAGCGACATTTCCTTCGAGCCGGTCCCGTGGGTGCTTGCCGGTTACGCGCCTCTGGTCATCGGCCGCCTGCTGCTGGCGCGGCGCCGAAGGCTCGGCCCGGCGATCCTTGCCGCGTCGGTCGTCACCGACATCGCCGTGCTGTTCCTGCTGATCTGGAGCTTCCACATCCAGTACTGCCAGCCGCCGGCGTTCTATCTGAAGGCTCCGACGTTCGTCTACGTGTTCCTCTTCATCGCGCTGAGGAGCCTTCGCTACGATTTTCGCTATCTGCTGCTGGCCGGAGCGACCGCGATCCTCGGGTGGACGGTCCTCGTCGCGTACGCGATCTGGCCCGGCCACGCCGAAATCACGCGAAGCTTCGTCGACTACATGATGGGGTATCGCGTGTTGCTTGGTGCCGAGCTCGACAAGGCCGTCTCGATCGCGATGGTGACCGGAGTGCTTGCGATCGGCACCGTGCGGTCGCGGCGCCTGCTGGCCGAAGCGGCCAGCGAAGGCCAGGCGCGCCGCGAGCTGACCCGCTTCTTCAGTCCCGACGTCGCCAGCAGGATCGTCACTTCGGCCGAGGCGATCCGGCCGGGCCAGGGCGAGCTGCGCGAGGCGACGGTGCTGATGATCGATCTGCGCGGATTCACCCGGCTGGCATCGATGCTTCCGGCAGACCGCGTGATCGAGCTGCTGGGCGAGTTCCAGCGCCGCATGGTCGCGGTGCTGTTTGCCCACGGCGGCTCGGTCGACAAGTTCCTCGGCGACGGGATCCTCGCGCATTTTGGCGCCGCCACCGAGTCCACGACGCATGCCGCCGATGCACTGCGGGCGGTCGACGACATCATCGTCGCCGCCGGCGAGTGGAGCCGCGCAGCAGCGCAGGCCGGGACCGCGGGCCTCGGAATCGGCGCAGCGTGCGCCAGCGGAGAGCTCGTCTTCGGCGCCGTGGGGGATTGCGACCGGCTCGAATACACCGTGATCGGCAATCCGGTGAACCTGGCGGCCAAGCTCGAGAAGCATACCAAGGCCGAGGGGGTGCGTGCTCTGGCGAGCGCAAGCACCTGGGAATCGGCGCTCGCCGCAGGCTACTCGCCGCCAGCGACGAGGCGGAAGCTGGCGCATCGCGAGGTGGCCGGTGCGGCGGAGCCCGTCGATCTCGTCGTGCTCGCCGAGCTCGAAATTCCCGACGAATCCGTCGCCGCTGCCTGA
- a CDS encoding zf-HC2 domain-containing protein yields the protein MDPGEIDCKCFVRGLADYVAGETDERERGRFDRHLKTCQDCRSYLRDYELTIGHAKDALRDDDPSVADGALPEELKDKILRAIRHDR from the coding sequence GTGGATCCCGGCGAAATCGATTGCAAGTGCTTCGTACGCGGGCTGGCCGACTACGTTGCGGGTGAAACCGACGAGCGCGAACGGGGCCGATTCGACCGCCACCTGAAGACCTGCCAGGACTGCAGAAGCTACCTGCGCGACTACGAGCTGACCATCGGCCATGCCAAAGACGCGCTGCGCGATGACGATCCCTCCGTCGCCGACGGCGCGCTCCCCGAAGAATTGAAGGACAAGATCCTGCGCGCGATCCGCCACGATCGCTGA